The following nucleotide sequence is from Cellvibrio sp. PSBB006.
TTTGGCAACGTAGCGGATGATCAAACTCATGGTTCTGGTCAGCCTGGAATCTTCCCCGTGCATATTGATGCCCCTTTCAGCAGATGTTGCAGTAGTTAAAAAATCAATCCGGAGACGTCACCCAATTACCTGCATAACGCAGCCTTACTGTTAACCCGTCACCCACACCAGCATTTCGTAATACAGCGGTATACCTATCAATACATTAAAAGGAAAAGTGATACCTAGTGAGGCAAAAATGGCGATGCCTACATCGGCTTCTTTTATTGCGCTGCGTATCGCGGCAGGTGCTGCAATGTAGGAAGCACTCGCAACCAGAGAGCTAAGGATAAGTGTGCTGCCCAGCGGCATGTCGAGAAGCACACCCACAGCCAGACCCAACATGGCCAGAAAGACAGGAGCAATAAGCGCAAAACTGATCAGGCGCCAGTGGTGAAGAGGCAAGGGGTACAGGTGCTTGGATGCGCACAGACCCATCTCCAGCAAAAATAGGGCGAGCAGTGCTTTGAAAGCGCCAAGAAAAAGTGGAGCGATATCGGCGCTGCCCTGCGGGCCGTAGCTATACCCGATCAACACCCCACCGGCGAGCAATAACACGCCCCGGCTCGTCAGCGCTTCGTGCCATACGGCTGCCGCACTGCCTTCGCCACCGTGAATACGTTGATAGAGCATGATGGCTACGACAATCGCAGGCAGCTCCAGAAGAACCAGATAAAGCGTGGTCTGCGGGGAGATAGTCAGCCCCTGGCTTTCTGCAAACGCGAGAGCGACCGCAAATGTGCCGGCGCTGGCTGAACCATAATGGGCCGCCACACCTGCGCTGTTGGCTTCGCTGAGTTTTACTGCCTTGCGCAGTAAGGGATAAAGCGCGAGCGGAATTGCAGCGCCTATCAAAATGACCACGACCGCTTCCGCGGCTAACTCCCAGCTCACCTGCCCGTGCAATGCCAGCCCGCCCTTGATGCCCAAGGTCAGCATCAACAGAATGCTGAGCGTGTCATAAGCCGCTTTCGGCACCACAAGATCTGATTTTGCCAGCCCGGCAAGAATACCTAACAGGAAAAACGCAACCACAATATCCGGCATAGCCATCCCCTTCTGAGTTCGTGCTCTATTTCGTGGCCGCAGTATGAGGTGCTC
It contains:
- a CDS encoding sodium-dependent bicarbonate transport family permease, which codes for MPDIVVAFFLLGILAGLAKSDLVVPKAAYDTLSILLMLTLGIKGGLALHGQVSWELAAEAVVVILIGAAIPLALYPLLRKAVKLSEANSAGVAAHYGSASAGTFAVALAFAESQGLTISPQTTLYLVLLELPAIVVAIMLYQRIHGGEGSAAAVWHEALTSRGVLLLAGGVLIGYSYGPQGSADIAPLFLGAFKALLALFLLEMGLCASKHLYPLPLHHWRLISFALIAPVFLAMLGLAVGVLLDMPLGSTLILSSLVASASYIAAPAAIRSAIKEADVGIAIFASLGITFPFNVLIGIPLYYEMLVWVTG